A part of Streptomyces sp. DSM 40750 genomic DNA contains:
- a CDS encoding VOC family protein yields MALEWEQVMVDSADPAALGRWWAEALGWVVVNDSPEEYEIRPAPDRLPGLLFAPVPEAKTVKNRLHLDFRPVDQEAEVTRLLALGARHADVGQSGDEPWVVLADPEGNEFCVLGPRRS; encoded by the coding sequence ATGGCCTTGGAGTGGGAGCAAGTGATGGTGGACTCGGCCGATCCGGCGGCCCTGGGCCGCTGGTGGGCGGAGGCGCTGGGGTGGGTGGTGGTCAACGACTCTCCCGAGGAGTACGAGATCCGTCCGGCCCCCGACCGCCTTCCCGGCCTCCTGTTCGCGCCCGTCCCGGAGGCCAAGACCGTCAAGAACCGCCTGCACCTCGACTTCCGCCCCGTCGATCAGGAGGCGGAGGTCACCCGTCTCCTCGCCCTCGGAGCCCGGCACGCGGACGTCGGACAGAGTGGCGACGAGCCGTGGGTCGTGCTCGCGGACCCGGAGGGCAACGAGTTCTGCGTACTCGGCCCGCGCAGAAGCTGA
- a CDS encoding universal stress protein — protein sequence MTTRPITAAVDGTTESLAALAWAGREAVRRGLALRVVHAWRWEPHEAITVDRDGQAQWAREALAEAARSVAERHPELEVTTELVEGSPVDSLVAAAEHAGTLVLGSRGHGTLVGFLLGSVGQQVIVESPRPVVLVRAEDSPAGEAAGREVVVGQQGTPEDSADVLRFAFETAAARGASLRAVRAWTLPPLYAYSPGSLKLLDEAGGLEPYEKKALAAALEPWRERFPEVPVTQHVEMGSAGQVLLSVAQRAQLMVVGRRAHRTAVGARIGSVAHGVLHHAHCPVAVVPHE from the coding sequence ATGACGACGCGCCCGATCACCGCCGCAGTGGACGGTACGACCGAGAGCCTCGCCGCGCTGGCGTGGGCCGGCCGGGAGGCCGTACGCCGGGGCCTGGCGCTGCGGGTGGTGCACGCGTGGCGGTGGGAGCCGCACGAGGCGATCACCGTGGACCGGGACGGACAGGCGCAGTGGGCCCGGGAGGCGCTCGCGGAGGCGGCGCGGAGCGTCGCCGAGCGGCACCCGGAGCTGGAGGTGACGACGGAACTGGTGGAGGGCTCGCCGGTCGACTCCCTTGTGGCCGCCGCGGAGCACGCCGGGACGCTGGTGCTCGGCTCGCGCGGGCACGGCACGCTCGTCGGCTTCCTCCTCGGCTCCGTCGGACAGCAGGTGATCGTCGAGTCGCCGCGTCCCGTCGTCCTCGTCCGCGCCGAGGACAGCCCGGCCGGGGAGGCCGCGGGGCGCGAGGTCGTCGTGGGGCAGCAGGGCACTCCGGAGGACAGCGCGGACGTCCTGCGGTTCGCGTTCGAGACGGCCGCGGCCCGCGGGGCGTCCCTGCGGGCGGTCCGGGCATGGACGCTGCCGCCGCTGTACGCGTACAGCCCCGGCTCGCTGAAGCTCCTCGACGAGGCGGGCGGCCTGGAGCCGTACGAGAAGAAGGCGCTGGCCGCCGCGCTGGAGCCGTGGCGGGAGCGGTTCCCCGAGGTGCCGGTGACCCAGCACGTCGAGATGGGCAGCGCCGGGCAGGTCCTGCTGTCCGTGGCCCAGCGGGCCCAGCTGATGGTCGTCGGGCGCCGCGCCCACCGTACTGCTGTCGGCGCCCGTATCGGCTCGGTGGCCCACGGCGTCCTGCACCACGCGCACTGCCCGGTGGCCGTGGTCCCGCACGAGTGA
- a CDS encoding DUF4032 domain-containing protein, which yields MALQISATNPEHPALLLELPWHLPLEEWPEHHLVPLPRGISRHVVRYARAGDEVVAVKELAERPALREYELLRDLDRLGIPAVDALGVVTGRTDDAGDPLEPVLITRHLGGSMPYRSMFETTMRPATMHRLMDALAVLLVRLHLAGFAWGDCSLSNTLFRRDAGAYAAYLVDAETGDLHPQLSSGQREYDLDLARVNISGELLDLEASGALHPSVDPIDFGNEICSRYHTLWEELTRRSVYPAGKYHYIERRIRRLNDLGFDVAEMQIEHSTNGDTVTFVPKVVDAGHHQRQLLRLTGLDTEENQARRLLNDLESWMATQDDYAPGDPLGARPEVLAHRWVREVFRPTVRAVPLELRGSMDAAEIYHQLLEHRWYLSERAQHDIGLDTAVKDYTDNVLPKALALLPPSVDDVTPM from the coding sequence ATGGCACTGCAGATCAGCGCCACCAACCCGGAACACCCCGCGCTGCTGCTCGAACTGCCGTGGCACCTGCCGCTGGAGGAGTGGCCCGAGCACCACCTCGTGCCGCTCCCCCGCGGTATCTCCCGCCACGTGGTGCGCTACGCCCGCGCCGGCGACGAGGTCGTCGCCGTCAAGGAACTCGCCGAGCGGCCCGCCCTGCGCGAGTACGAGCTGCTCCGCGACCTGGACCGGCTCGGCATCCCCGCCGTGGACGCCCTGGGCGTGGTCACCGGCCGCACCGACGACGCGGGCGACCCCCTGGAGCCGGTGCTGATCACCCGGCACCTGGGCGGTTCGATGCCGTACCGCTCGATGTTCGAGACGACCATGCGTCCGGCCACCATGCACCGCCTGATGGACGCGCTCGCCGTCCTGCTGGTGCGGCTGCACCTCGCCGGGTTCGCGTGGGGCGACTGCTCGCTGTCCAACACGCTGTTCCGGCGGGACGCGGGCGCGTACGCCGCGTATCTGGTGGACGCCGAGACGGGCGATCTGCATCCGCAACTGAGCAGCGGGCAACGCGAGTACGACCTTGATCTCGCCCGGGTCAACATCAGCGGCGAGCTGCTGGACCTGGAGGCGTCCGGGGCGCTGCACCCCTCGGTGGACCCGATCGACTTCGGCAACGAGATCTGCTCCCGCTACCACACGCTGTGGGAGGAGCTGACGCGCAGGTCGGTGTATCCGGCCGGGAAGTACCACTACATCGAGCGCCGGATCCGCCGCCTCAACGACCTCGGTTTCGACGTCGCCGAGATGCAGATCGAGCACTCCACCAACGGTGACACGGTGACCTTCGTGCCCAAGGTCGTCGACGCGGGTCACCACCAGCGCCAGCTGCTGCGGCTGACCGGTCTGGACACCGAGGAGAACCAGGCCCGGCGGCTCCTGAACGACCTGGAGAGCTGGATGGCCACCCAGGACGACTACGCCCCGGGCGATCCCCTCGGCGCCCGCCCCGAGGTCCTGGCCCACCGCTGGGTGCGGGAGGTGTTCCGCCCGACCGTGCGGGCCGTCCCGCTGGAACTGCGCGGCTCGATGGACGCGGCGGAGATCTACCACCAGCTCCTCGAACACCGCTGGTACCTGTCCGAGCGGGCCCAGCACGACATCGGCCTGGACACGGCGGTGAAGGACTACACCGACAACGTCCTGCCGAAGGCCCTGGCCCTGCTGCCGCCGTCGGTGGACGACGTCACCCCCATGTGA
- a CDS encoding AMP-dependent synthetase/ligase, with protein MGNFGTAPPTDPVMTAGLADSLFETAYRDPALPQIARRDSTDPGTWTRVSAAEARDEVVDLAKGLIASGIRPGNRVAVMARTRYEWTVLAVALWSVGAEIVPIYPTSSRDQIEWILRDAACVGVVVEDEPGVMTVGSVCAKLPLLRHVWQLDAHSLPQLVEAGREVPDATVDSLRRIVMPDSTAVIAYTSGTTGHPRGCALSHRSLASPCDILLAGWRHTAAAPGEQPAILAFLPFSHVYGLMIQGMCLRGGLLLAHEPELTEEALSSALRSFRPTFLFGVPYVFEKIYKNFLRKAQQAGRGPLFERAVRTAQDYALAAERQRLDTGPGPAMDLKLQHAFYEKAVYRKLRAALGGRVRGGCSGGSPLNRDLTLFYAGIGILVHDGYGLTETAGGITAQPVGREKFGTVGRPLPGTEIRVARDGEILVNGPSVFQGYVNDEAGTRDALQDGWLATGDIGRLDSEGYLSITGRKKEIIITSGGKGVAPAPLEEQLRMHPLIHQAVVVGDNQPCVGALITLDPEFLTHWRGSLSAPGELLGREAREENALRQEVLRAIAGANSTVSRSESIRVFRILPEPFDLANGMLTPSMKLRRDTIVQRYEAEIEAMYATSARAARRTPPEEIASWDDSDSDDVFRRVRP; from the coding sequence ATGGGCAACTTCGGCACTGCTCCACCGACGGACCCGGTCATGACCGCCGGGCTGGCCGATTCGCTCTTCGAGACGGCGTACCGTGATCCCGCGCTGCCGCAGATCGCACGCCGCGACAGCACCGACCCGGGCACCTGGACGCGGGTGAGCGCGGCCGAGGCGCGGGACGAAGTGGTCGATCTGGCCAAGGGGTTGATCGCGTCCGGGATCCGGCCGGGCAACCGGGTGGCCGTGATGGCGCGGACCCGTTACGAGTGGACGGTTCTCGCGGTCGCGCTGTGGTCCGTGGGCGCCGAGATCGTGCCGATCTATCCGACGTCGTCGCGCGACCAGATCGAGTGGATCCTGCGGGACGCGGCCTGTGTGGGCGTGGTGGTCGAGGACGAGCCGGGTGTGATGACGGTCGGCTCGGTGTGCGCCAAGCTCCCGCTGCTGCGCCACGTCTGGCAGTTGGACGCCCACTCCCTGCCGCAACTCGTCGAGGCGGGCCGTGAGGTACCGGACGCGACGGTGGACTCGCTGCGCCGCATCGTCATGCCGGACTCCACCGCGGTGATCGCGTACACGTCCGGCACGACCGGCCACCCCCGGGGCTGCGCGCTCTCCCATCGCAGCCTCGCCAGCCCCTGCGACATCCTGCTCGCCGGGTGGCGGCACACCGCCGCCGCGCCCGGCGAACAGCCGGCGATCCTCGCCTTCCTGCCGTTCTCGCACGTCTACGGCCTCATGATCCAGGGGATGTGTCTGCGCGGCGGGCTGCTCCTCGCGCACGAGCCCGAGTTGACCGAGGAGGCGCTCTCCTCCGCGCTGCGGTCGTTCCGTCCGACATTCCTCTTCGGTGTCCCCTACGTCTTCGAGAAGATCTACAAGAACTTCCTGCGCAAGGCCCAACAGGCGGGCCGGGGCCCACTGTTCGAGCGCGCGGTGCGCACCGCCCAGGACTACGCTCTCGCCGCCGAACGGCAGCGGCTGGACACCGGGCCCGGCCCCGCCATGGACCTGAAGCTGCAACACGCCTTCTACGAGAAGGCGGTGTACCGCAAGCTGCGCGCGGCCCTCGGCGGCCGGGTGCGCGGCGGCTGTTCCGGCGGCTCGCCCCTCAACCGCGACCTCACGCTCTTCTACGCCGGAATCGGCATCCTCGTCCACGACGGCTACGGCCTCACCGAGACCGCCGGCGGCATCACCGCCCAGCCGGTGGGCAGGGAGAAGTTCGGCACCGTGGGCCGTCCGCTGCCGGGCACGGAGATCCGGGTGGCGCGGGACGGGGAGATCCTGGTCAACGGGCCGTCGGTGTTCCAGGGGTACGTCAACGACGAGGCGGGCACCCGGGACGCCCTCCAGGACGGCTGGCTGGCCACGGGCGACATCGGGCGGCTGGACTCCGAGGGTTATCTGTCGATCACCGGCCGCAAGAAGGAGATCATCATCACCAGCGGGGGCAAGGGCGTGGCCCCGGCGCCGCTGGAGGAGCAGCTGCGGATGCATCCGCTGATCCACCAGGCGGTGGTCGTGGGCGACAACCAGCCCTGCGTGGGTGCCCTGATCACCCTGGACCCGGAGTTCCTGACCCACTGGCGGGGGTCGCTGTCCGCGCCGGGCGAGCTGCTGGGCCGGGAGGCGCGGGAGGAGAACGCGCTGCGGCAGGAGGTGCTGCGTGCGATCGCCGGCGCCAACAGCACGGTGTCGCGCTCGGAGTCGATCCGCGTCTTCCGTATCCTGCCCGAGCCGTTCGACCTGGCCAACGGCATGCTGACCCCGTCGATGAAGCTGCGCCGGGACACCATCGTGCAGCGGTACGAGGCCGAGATCGAGGCGATGTACGCGACCTCAGCGCGGGCGGCCCGCCGGACCCCGCCGGAGGAGATCGCGAGCTGGGACGACTCCGACTCCGACGATGTGTTCCGCCGCGTCCGGCCCTGA
- a CDS encoding tripartite tricarboxylate transporter permease has translation MDALSSLLDGFGTALTPINMLWAAIGVLLGTAIGVLPGIGPAMAVALLLPVTYGLNPVGAFIMFAGIYYGAMFGGSTTSILLNTPGESAAVVAAMEGNPMARSGRGAQALAAAAIGHFAGGVVGTILLVALAPTVAGLAVDIGAPDYFAIMVLAFIAVTSVLGSSRIRGLASLLIGLTIGLVGLDRITGQQRLTFGSLHLADGIDVVIVAVGLFAIGEALWVAAHLRRGPPEPIPVGRPWLGRSDVKRTWKSWMRGPLIGFPLGAIPAGGAEIPTFLSYVTEKRMSKHKDEWGEGAIEGVAGPESAAAASAAGTLVSLLTLGLPTTAVAAVMLAAFQQYGIQPGPLLFEREPDLVWGLIASLFVGMVLLLALNLPLAPLWARLLRIPRPYLYAGILFFAAVGAYAVGGEVIDLVILLIIGLIGFGMRRYGLPVLPAVIGVILGPNAERQLRRALQISDGSVTGLVNTPFAVTVYVIIAVLLAWPLLKRLVTRARDRTPAATR, from the coding sequence ATGGACGCCCTCAGCTCCCTCCTCGACGGCTTCGGCACGGCCCTGACCCCGATCAACATGCTGTGGGCCGCGATCGGTGTCCTGCTGGGCACGGCGATCGGCGTCCTGCCGGGCATCGGGCCCGCCATGGCGGTCGCGCTGCTGCTGCCGGTGACGTACGGGCTGAACCCCGTCGGCGCGTTCATCATGTTCGCGGGCATCTACTACGGCGCGATGTTCGGCGGTTCCACCACCTCGATCCTCCTCAACACCCCCGGTGAGAGCGCGGCCGTGGTCGCGGCCATGGAGGGCAACCCGATGGCCAGGTCGGGGCGCGGCGCGCAGGCGCTGGCGGCGGCCGCCATCGGGCACTTCGCGGGCGGCGTGGTCGGCACGATCCTGCTGGTGGCGCTGGCTCCGACGGTCGCCGGGCTGGCCGTGGACATCGGCGCTCCGGACTACTTCGCGATCATGGTGCTGGCGTTCATCGCCGTGACGTCCGTCCTGGGCTCGTCCCGCATCCGGGGGCTCGCCTCCTTGCTGATCGGCCTGACGATCGGCCTGGTGGGCCTGGACCGGATAACCGGCCAGCAGCGTCTGACCTTCGGTTCACTGCACCTGGCCGACGGCATCGACGTGGTGATCGTCGCGGTCGGACTCTTCGCCATCGGCGAGGCCCTGTGGGTCGCCGCCCATCTGCGACGCGGTCCGCCGGAGCCGATCCCGGTGGGCAGGCCATGGCTCGGCCGCTCCGATGTGAAGCGGACCTGGAAGTCGTGGATGCGCGGCCCGCTCATCGGGTTCCCGTTGGGCGCGATCCCGGCGGGCGGCGCCGAGATCCCCACGTTCCTGTCGTACGTCACCGAGAAGCGGATGTCGAAGCACAAGGACGAGTGGGGCGAGGGCGCGATCGAGGGGGTGGCGGGACCGGAGTCGGCGGCGGCGGCCTCGGCGGCGGGCACCCTCGTCTCCCTGCTGACCCTCGGCCTGCCCACCACAGCGGTCGCGGCGGTCATGCTGGCCGCGTTCCAGCAGTACGGCATCCAGCCGGGCCCGCTGCTCTTCGAACGCGAGCCGGACCTGGTGTGGGGCCTGATCGCCTCGCTCTTCGTCGGCATGGTGCTGCTGCTCGCGCTCAACCTGCCGCTGGCCCCGCTGTGGGCGAGGCTCCTGCGGATCCCGCGGCCGTATCTTTACGCGGGGATCCTGTTCTTCGCGGCGGTCGGCGCGTACGCGGTCGGCGGTGAAGTGATCGATCTGGTGATCCTGCTGATCATCGGCCTGATCGGGTTCGGTATGCGCCGCTACGGGCTGCCGGTGCTGCCCGCCGTCATCGGTGTCATCCTCGGCCCGAACGCCGAGCGGCAGCTGCGGCGCGCCCTGCAGATCAGCGACGGCAGCGTCACCGGCCTGGTGAACACGCCGTTCGCGGTGACGGTGTACGTGATCATCGCCGTGCTGCTGGCCTGGCCGCTGCTGAAGCGGCTGGTGACCCGCGCCCGCGACCGCACGCCCGCCGCGACCCGATGA
- a CDS encoding tripartite tricarboxylate transporter TctB family protein, with protein sequence MTTETTDTPPAPAAERRSWLRDHSELGVCVLLLALGVLVLTDTLTMDVDIAQRGPVGPKTVPIVVGAGLLLIAALLAVDVLRGGTGVPREARLAGVVVGRRAGQAGTDEDIDLSEPADWRTVLLLAGVFLGAAVLIEPLGFPIAGALLFWGAAFVLGSRRPDRDPLIAAVISLVTYAVFNNLLGVPLPGGPLMGVL encoded by the coding sequence GTGACGACGGAGACCACCGACACTCCCCCGGCGCCCGCCGCCGAGCGCCGCTCCTGGCTGCGCGACCACTCCGAGCTGGGTGTCTGCGTCCTGCTGCTGGCCCTCGGCGTCCTGGTCCTGACCGACACGCTCACCATGGACGTCGACATCGCGCAACGCGGTCCCGTCGGCCCGAAGACCGTCCCGATCGTCGTCGGCGCCGGCCTGCTGCTGATCGCCGCGCTGCTCGCCGTGGACGTGTTGCGCGGCGGGACAGGGGTGCCGCGCGAAGCGCGTCTTGCCGGGGTGGTGGTCGGGCGACGGGCGGGACAGGCCGGGACCGACGAGGACATCGACCTGTCCGAGCCCGCCGACTGGCGCACGGTGCTGCTGCTCGCCGGGGTGTTCCTCGGCGCGGCCGTCCTGATCGAACCGCTCGGCTTCCCCATCGCGGGTGCCCTCCTCTTCTGGGGCGCGGCCTTCGTCCTCGGCAGCCGGCGTCCAGACCGCGACCCGCTCATCGCGGCCGTCATCTCCCTGGTCACGTACGCCGTCTTCAACAACCTGCTCGGGGTGCCGCTGCCCGGGGGCCCGCTGATGGGAGTGCTCTGA
- a CDS encoding Bug family tripartite tricarboxylate transporter substrate binding protein produces the protein MHLRTPLALLGAAVLVLVGPPLLTTGSGSETGTHIPGLRFMVPNTPGGGYDITARTAAKNAEDAGLTHNIEVFNLPGAGGTVGLSRLVSEHGNGKLAMSMGLGVVGAVRSNDAPKTLADTTPIARLTEEQDVVVVGKDSPYKTIDDLIGAWKDAPGKLPVGGGSAPGGPDHLAPMLMAQATGIAPKDVNYIPFDGGGELLASILGNKVAFGVSGVGEYLDQIKAGELRLLAVTGPERVAGLDAPTLQEAGYDVNFTNWRGIVAPPGLTEAERDKLTLLIEELHDSPEWQQSMKQNGWDDAFLTGDEFGDFLDAQDKRVVSVLKELGL, from the coding sequence GTGCATCTGCGCACCCCCCTCGCCCTGCTCGGGGCCGCTGTGCTCGTGCTCGTGGGACCACCGTTGCTGACCACCGGCAGCGGCAGCGAGACCGGCACGCACATCCCGGGACTGCGCTTCATGGTGCCGAACACGCCGGGCGGCGGCTACGACATCACGGCCCGGACGGCCGCGAAGAACGCCGAGGACGCCGGGCTCACCCACAACATCGAGGTCTTCAACCTACCCGGCGCCGGCGGCACCGTCGGCCTGAGCCGGCTGGTGAGCGAGCACGGCAACGGCAAGCTCGCGATGTCCATGGGTCTCGGCGTCGTGGGTGCCGTCCGCTCCAACGACGCCCCGAAGACCCTCGCCGACACCACCCCGATCGCCCGCCTCACCGAGGAGCAGGACGTCGTGGTGGTCGGCAAGGACTCGCCGTACAAGACGATCGACGATCTCATCGGGGCGTGGAAGGACGCCCCCGGCAAGCTTCCCGTGGGCGGCGGGTCGGCGCCGGGCGGGCCCGACCACCTCGCGCCGATGCTGATGGCGCAGGCCACCGGGATCGCGCCGAAAGACGTCAACTACATCCCCTTCGACGGCGGCGGCGAGCTGCTCGCCTCGATCCTCGGCAACAAGGTCGCCTTCGGGGTGTCCGGGGTCGGCGAGTACCTGGACCAGATCAAGGCGGGCGAGCTGCGGCTGCTCGCGGTGACCGGCCCGGAGCGGGTGGCCGGGCTGGACGCGCCGACCCTCCAGGAGGCGGGCTACGACGTGAACTTCACCAACTGGCGCGGCATCGTCGCCCCGCCCGGTCTCACCGAGGCCGAGCGCGACAAGCTCACCCTGCTGATCGAGGAGCTGCACGACTCACCGGAGTGGCAGCAGTCGATGAAGCAGAACGGCTGGGACGACGCCTTCCTCACCGGTGACGAGTTCGGCGACTTCCTGGACGCCCAGGACAAGCGCGTGGTGTCGGTTCTGAAGGAGCTCGGGCTGTGA
- a CDS encoding sensor histidine kinase produces the protein MLVLQLAIVVVVLLAVAAVSLTQSAATFNRVEGRRVTALAEQLAANPLVRDRLTQPVAHEALAPLVNSTQTQSGVTSVTVADADGRIVSSTDPTVIGDPMPVGEGAAAGRGWSGALTLDGSHELVAQVPVLGETEANLGRLLGTVMIGEASPTVWQRLSGASSYLLAYLGIASGLGLVGSWLLARRVKRQTLGLEPHEIAGLAEHREAMLYGIAEGVIALDPHHRLTLVNEMGRRLLDLPEDCVGKSLADLGVEGRLRDVLVGAQEPGGSREGGTGSREGAAGPREGGTGSRDASADRRDEVVIRRGRVLVMNRMTVTKDGRHLGSVTTLRDRTELARLEREIGSFRSSSELLRAQAHEFANQLHTISGLIQIGEQDEVVHYIRALSRHRHSLDVTLSRRVRDTAVAALLMAKTSLAAERRVTLRISDSTALDRLAPEDAADVATVVGNLVDNAVDAAATTTASDGHEPWGGADDREAWVEVELRQDASSVEIVVRDSGPGVAPELAREVFSHGFTTKAAREGERGIGLALTRLVCERHGGEISVTNTPDGAMFTARMTVSHLTDAVAEGATP, from the coding sequence ATGCTGGTTCTCCAGCTCGCCATCGTCGTGGTGGTGCTGCTGGCTGTCGCCGCGGTCTCGCTCACCCAGTCCGCCGCGACCTTCAACCGGGTCGAGGGCCGCCGCGTCACCGCGCTCGCCGAGCAGCTGGCCGCCAATCCCCTCGTGCGCGACCGGCTCACGCAGCCTGTCGCGCACGAGGCGCTGGCACCCCTGGTGAACTCCACCCAGACCCAGTCCGGGGTGACCTCGGTCACGGTCGCCGACGCCGACGGCCGGATCGTCAGCTCCACCGACCCCACGGTGATCGGCGACCCGATGCCGGTCGGCGAGGGCGCCGCCGCGGGCCGCGGCTGGTCCGGCGCACTGACCCTGGACGGCAGCCATGAGCTCGTCGCCCAGGTGCCCGTCCTCGGCGAAACGGAGGCGAACCTCGGCCGGCTCCTGGGCACGGTGATGATCGGTGAGGCCTCCCCGACCGTATGGCAGCGCCTCAGCGGCGCCTCCTCCTACCTCCTCGCCTACCTCGGCATCGCCAGCGGCCTCGGCCTCGTCGGCTCCTGGCTGCTGGCCCGCCGCGTGAAACGGCAGACCCTCGGCCTGGAGCCGCACGAGATCGCGGGCCTCGCCGAACACCGCGAGGCCATGCTGTACGGCATCGCCGAGGGCGTGATCGCCCTGGACCCGCACCACCGGCTCACTCTCGTCAACGAGATGGGACGGCGTCTGCTCGACCTGCCCGAGGACTGCGTCGGCAAGAGCCTGGCCGATCTGGGCGTCGAGGGACGGCTGAGGGACGTGCTGGTCGGAGCGCAGGAACCGGGCGGCTCGCGCGAGGGCGGGACGGGCTCTCGCGAGGGCGCGGCCGGCCCCCGCGAGGGAGGCACCGGCTCCCGGGACGCCTCGGCCGACCGGCGCGACGAGGTCGTCATACGCCGGGGCCGGGTCCTGGTCATGAACCGGATGACCGTCACCAAGGACGGCCGCCACCTCGGCTCGGTCACCACCCTGCGGGACCGCACCGAGCTGGCCCGTCTGGAACGGGAGATCGGCTCCTTCCGCAGCTCCTCCGAACTGCTGCGGGCCCAGGCGCACGAGTTCGCCAACCAGCTGCACACCATCTCCGGGCTCATCCAGATCGGCGAACAGGACGAGGTCGTCCACTACATCCGTGCGCTGAGCCGACACCGCCACTCCCTCGACGTCACCCTCAGCCGCCGCGTCCGCGACACCGCCGTCGCCGCCCTGCTCATGGCGAAGACGTCCCTCGCCGCCGAACGCCGGGTCACCCTGCGGATCTCGGACAGCACGGCACTGGACCGGCTAGCCCCGGAGGACGCCGCCGACGTGGCGACCGTGGTCGGTAATCTCGTCGACAACGCGGTGGACGCGGCCGCCACCACGACTGCGTCCGACGGCCACGAACCCTGGGGCGGCGCCGACGACCGCGAGGCCTGGGTCGAGGTGGAGCTGCGCCAGGACGCCTCCAGCGTGGAGATCGTCGTCCGCGACTCGGGCCCCGGCGTGGCCCCCGAACTCGCCCGCGAAGTCTTCTCCCACGGCTTCACCACCAAGGCCGCGAGGGAAGGCGAACGCGGCATCGGCCTGGCCCTCACCCGCCTTGTCTGCGAACGGCACGGCGGTGAGATCTCGGTGACCAACACCCCCGACGGTGCCATGTTCACCGCCCGTATGACCGTCAGCCACCTCACCGACGCGGTGGCGGAAGGAGCGACACCATGA
- a CDS encoding response regulator, whose amino-acid sequence MTGTSREPGPIDVLVVDDDFMVARVHRTFVERVEPFRVVGVASTGEQAVAAVDELRPDLVLLDLYLPDGFGLDVIPRLRTAGHDCDVMVISAAREADSVRGAVRHGVVDYLLKPFEFEELRSRLQRYAAQRGRLLTTVVRGQADVDRVLAGAAAPATAAGALPKGMSVETAELIEGTLRGTDGSLSATECATLTGISRVSARRYLEYFHGIGSADVSLRYGVAGRPERRYSWRV is encoded by the coding sequence ATGACCGGCACGAGCAGAGAGCCCGGCCCGATCGACGTGCTCGTGGTCGACGACGACTTCATGGTGGCCCGGGTCCACCGCACCTTCGTCGAACGCGTCGAGCCGTTCCGCGTCGTCGGTGTCGCCAGCACCGGCGAACAGGCGGTCGCGGCCGTCGACGAGCTGCGCCCCGACCTGGTCCTGCTGGACCTCTACCTCCCCGACGGCTTCGGCCTCGACGTCATACCCCGGCTGCGCACCGCCGGCCACGACTGCGACGTCATGGTCATCAGCGCCGCCCGCGAGGCCGACTCCGTACGCGGCGCGGTCCGCCACGGCGTCGTCGACTACCTCCTCAAGCCCTTCGAGTTCGAGGAGCTGCGCTCCCGGTTGCAGCGGTACGCCGCCCAGCGCGGCCGCCTGCTCACCACCGTCGTACGCGGCCAGGCCGACGTCGACCGCGTCCTGGCCGGAGCCGCCGCACCCGCCACGGCGGCCGGCGCCCTGCCCAAGGGCATGAGCGTCGAGACCGCCGAGCTGATCGAAGGCACCCTCCGCGGCACCGACGGCAGCCTCTCCGCCACCGAGTGCGCCACCCTCACCGGCATCTCCCGCGTGAGCGCCCGCCGCTACCTGGAGTACTTCCACGGCATCGGCAGCGCGGACGTCTCCCTGCGCTACGGGGTGGCGGGGCGGCCGGAGCGGCGCTACAGCTGGCGGGTCTGA
- a CDS encoding thioesterase II family protein codes for MTSAVNSGVWIRRYRPAPEAAVRLLCLPHAGGSASYYHPMAQALAPSVDVLAAQYPGRQDRYAEPPPESIRELVERITEAVTGDDDRPLAVFGHSMGAVVAYEVALRLEAADRAPVRLFVSGRRAPSTDRDGRELHKASDADLLKAVRLLNGTDGQVFEDEELVRLVLPALRGDYKALETYEPRPGDRLTCPVTVLTGDEDPVTPVADARAWTGHTDGPSELCVFPGGHFYLNDRPQDVVDVVRRHLGL; via the coding sequence ATGACCTCAGCGGTCAACAGCGGCGTGTGGATACGTCGTTACCGGCCCGCGCCCGAAGCGGCGGTCCGGCTGCTGTGTCTGCCGCACGCGGGCGGCTCGGCGAGCTACTACCACCCCATGGCGCAGGCCCTCGCCCCCTCCGTCGATGTGCTGGCCGCGCAGTATCCGGGGCGTCAGGACCGCTATGCCGAGCCGCCGCCGGAGAGCATCCGTGAGCTGGTCGAGCGGATCACCGAGGCCGTCACCGGGGACGACGACCGTCCGCTCGCCGTCTTCGGGCACAGCATGGGCGCCGTGGTCGCCTACGAGGTGGCGCTGCGGCTGGAGGCGGCCGACCGCGCCCCGGTCCGGCTCTTCGTGTCGGGGCGGCGCGCCCCCTCCACGGACCGGGACGGCAGGGAACTGCACAAGGCGAGCGACGCCGATCTCCTCAAGGCCGTACGCCTGCTGAACGGCACCGACGGCCAGGTCTTCGAGGACGAGGAGCTGGTGCGGCTCGTGCTGCCGGCGCTGCGCGGCGACTACAAGGCCCTGGAGACGTACGAACCGCGCCCCGGCGACCGGCTGACCTGCCCGGTCACCGTCCTCACCGGCGACGAGGACCCGGTGACCCCGGTGGCGGACGCGCGTGCCTGGACGGGCCACACCGACGGGCCGAGCGAGCTGTGCGTGTTCCCCGGCGGCCACTTCTACCTCAACGACCGGCCGCAGGACGTCGTCGACGTCGTACGGCGGCACCTGGGGCTGTAG